CCAGCACCGCGACGAAGCGGTCGGCATATTCGCCGGCATAATTGCCGTCGATAACGTTCTGCTCGCGCAGCTTCTTCGCATAGATCTCGCTCACCGGCGGATGCTGGCGGATCTTCGCGTACATCAGCGGCTGGGTGAAGCTCGGCTCGTCGCCCTCATTGTGACCGAAGCGGCGATAGCACCACATGTCGATCACGACGTCCTTGTCGAACTTCTGGCGGAACTCGATCGCCATTTTGCAGGCGAAGGTCACCGCCTCCGGATCGTCGCCGTTCACATGGAAGATCGGCGCCTGGACGCCCTTCGCCACATCCGACGGATAGGGCGAGTTGCGCGCGAATTGCGGGCTGGTCGTGAAACCGATCTGGTTGTTGATGATGAAGTGGATGCAGCCGCCGGTGGCGTAGCCGCGGATGCCCTGGAAACCCAGCGTCTCCCAGACGATGCCCTGCCCCGCGAATGCGGCATCGCCGTGCAGCAGGATCGGCAGCACCTGATCCATTTCCTCGAGATCGTCGCGCATCTGCAGGGTCGCGCGCGCCTTGCCGAGCACCACCGGATCCACCGTTTCGAGGTGCGACGGGTTCGGCACCAGCGACATATGGACCTTGATACCGTCGAACTCGCGGTCGGTGGAGGTGCCGAGGTGATACTTCACGTCGCCCGAGCCGCCGACATCGTCCGGATTGGACGAGCCGCCCGAGAACTCGTGGAAGATCACGCGATAGGGCTTGGCCATCACGTTCGCCAGCACGTTGAGGCGGCCACGGTGGGCCATGCCGATCACGATCTCGCGCACGCCCATCTGGCCGCCATATTTGATCACCGCCTCGAAGGCCGGGATCATCGATTCGCCGCCATCGAGGCCGAAGCGCTTCGTGCCGACATATTTGCGGCCGAGGAACTTCTCGTACTGCTCGCCCTGGATCACCTTGGAGAGGATCGCGATCTTGCCCTCGGGCGAGAACTCGATGGCCTTGTCCTTGCCTTCCATGCGCTGCTGGAGGAAGTGGCGCTCCTCCGTATCGGCGATGTGCATATATTCGAGGCCGACATTGCCGCAGTAGTTCGCGCGCAGGATGTCGACGAGTTCGCGAACGGTCGCGCGATCGAGGCCCAGCGTGCCGCCCAGATAGACCTGGCGGTCGAGATCCTCGCCGCTGAAGCCGTGATATTCGGGCGTCAGGTCGGCGGGAAGTTCGCGCTTGCTGAGGCCAAGCGGATCGAGATTGGCAGCGAGGTGACCGCGCACGCGATAGGTGCGGATCAGCATCTGCGCGCGGATCGCATCACCCGCGGCGCGAGCAATTTCGTCCGCAGACACCGGCGTCGGCGCAGGAGCGCGCTTCGGCGCGGCCTTCGGCTCCACCTGCATCTGGGTGGGATCGAGCCCCGCGGTCAGCGCATCGGTGTCGCTGGGGGGCCAGTTCGGCCGCGCCCAGCTCGGAGCCGCGGTCGTCTGCTCGACGCCCTCGAACCAGTCTCGCCACGCCGGATCGACCGACTCGGGACTGGCGACATAGCGACGATAGAGCGTCTCGACGAACCCCGGGCTCACGCCCTCGATACCGTCGAACTCCTGGCCTTCAAAACCCATCTTCACACTCCTGGGGCTTTCCCGTCCGCGGAAAGCCCGCTCCTCTGCAGCGCCGACCGCGCCCCGCCGGCTGGGCGGGGCGCTTCGATCAGCCCTTCAGCACTTCGGCCAGCGTGGTGCCCAGCTCGGACGGGCTGGACGCCACCTTGATACCCGCCTGTTCCATCGCCGCGATCTTGTCTTCGGCGCCGCCCTTGCCGCCCGAAACGATCGCACCCGCATGGCCCATGCGACGGCCCGGAGGGGCCGTGCGGCCGGCGATGAAGCCCGCCATCGGCTTCTTGCGGCCGCGCTTCGCCTCGTCCTTGAGGAACTGCGCAGCCTGCTCCTCGGCGTCGCCGCCGATCTCGCCGATCATGATGATCGACTGGGTCTCGTCGTCGGCCAGGAACAACTCGAGCACGTCGATGAAGTTCGTGCCATTGACGGGGTCGCCACCGATGCCGACCGCGGTGGTCTGGCCGAGGCCGATCGCCGTGGTCTGGAACACGGCCTCATAGGTAAGCGTGCCCGAGCGCGAAACAACGCCCACCGAACCCTTCTTGAAGATCGAGCCCGGCATGATGCCGATCTTGCATTCGTTCGGCGTCAGCACGCCCGGGCAGTTCGGCCCGATCAGGCGCGACTTGGAGCCGCTGAGCGCCCGCTTGACCTTGACCATGTCGAGCACCGGAATGCCCTCGGTGATGCACACGATCAGCGGCACCTCGGCGTCGATGGCCTCGAGGATCGAGTCGGCCGCGAAGGGCGGCGGCACGTAGACGACGCTGGCATCGGCACCG
The window above is part of the Sphingomonas sanxanigenens DSM 19645 = NX02 genome. Proteins encoded here:
- the sucD gene encoding succinate--CoA ligase subunit alpha, with the translated sequence MSILVNKNTKVITQGMTGATGTFHTEQALAYGTQMVGGVTPGKGGETHIGLPVFDTVAEAITKTGADASVVYVPPPFAADSILEAIDAEVPLIVCITEGIPVLDMVKVKRALSGSKSRLIGPNCPGVLTPNECKIGIMPGSIFKKGSVGVVSRSGTLTYEAVFQTTAIGLGQTTAVGIGGDPVNGTNFIDVLELFLADDETQSIIMIGEIGGDAEEQAAQFLKDEAKRGRKKPMAGFIAGRTAPPGRRMGHAGAIVSGGKGGAEDKIAAMEQAGIKVASSPSELGTTLAEVLKG
- a CDS encoding 2-oxoglutarate dehydrogenase E1 component, which gives rise to MGFEGQEFDGIEGVSPGFVETLYRRYVASPESVDPAWRDWFEGVEQTTAAPSWARPNWPPSDTDALTAGLDPTQMQVEPKAAPKRAPAPTPVSADEIARAAGDAIRAQMLIRTYRVRGHLAANLDPLGLSKRELPADLTPEYHGFSGEDLDRQVYLGGTLGLDRATVRELVDILRANYCGNVGLEYMHIADTEERHFLQQRMEGKDKAIEFSPEGKIAILSKVIQGEQYEKFLGRKYVGTKRFGLDGGESMIPAFEAVIKYGGQMGVREIVIGMAHRGRLNVLANVMAKPYRVIFHEFSGGSSNPDDVGGSGDVKYHLGTSTDREFDGIKVHMSLVPNPSHLETVDPVVLGKARATLQMRDDLEEMDQVLPILLHGDAAFAGQGIVWETLGFQGIRGYATGGCIHFIINNQIGFTTSPQFARNSPYPSDVAKGVQAPIFHVNGDDPEAVTFACKMAIEFRQKFDKDVVIDMWCYRRFGHNEGDEPSFTQPLMYAKIRQHPPVSEIYAKKLREQNVIDGNYAGEYADRFVAVLEQEFQAAAGYKANAADWFSGRWSGLNRPADPENAPRNVETSIDKKLFDSLGRTLTTVPDDLEIHKTLGRVLDAKREMFKSGQGFDWATGEALAFGSLVSEGFGVRLSGQDSGRGTFSQRHAVWVDQKSEEKYIPLATVPHGRIEVLDSPLSEYGVLGFEYGYAMTDPKTLVLWEAQFGDFANGAQIIIDQYMAAAEAKWLRANGIVLLLPHGYEGQGPEHSSARLERYLQLCAQDNMQVANVTTPANYFHILRRQMHRSFRKPLVMMTPKSLLRHKMAVSSAEDFIGASHFQRLKSDPTPPKAEDVKRLVLCTGKVAYDLIEARDAAEVKDTEIVRVEQLYPFPSEPLVARLERLTNLQDVVWAQEEPKNNGAWFFVEPLIEECLKKAGTKSKRARYAGRAASASPATGLASRHLSEQGALVADALGLSVRAEIKRRKKG